The following is a genomic window from Malus sylvestris chromosome 7, drMalSylv7.2, whole genome shotgun sequence.
GCTTGTTCACATCGGATAATTGCACTGGTTTAAGAAAAAACTCTTCTGCTCCTTCCTCCAAGCATCTGATCAATAATAACCCATCAAACCATGTCAGATCATGATCATATATATAattgcatacatacatacatgtatatatatatatgtgtgtgtgtgtgtgtgcgcgtgtgTGTAATGATTAACTGTACAATAATTGGATATGTGTATTTTCAGTggagatatattaaaatattctCCTAATTACCTGTTGATCCTTGATGGCTCATTCTCTGAGGACATAATAACAACTGGTATGTCTTTAAGCACATTAGATTCCTGCAAATCAAGTAAATTTTTATTAGGTTTTTGAGGAAAAACTATCACCTTCTATGGATCTGCTAATTGCGTTAGGAATTGGAACAATTAAGATTTATTTGCAATTGAATACAAACTGAGGACTTTGATGAAGATCAAATACTCTTGTATACTATATGATGCACCAAATTTTAtcatggaaaattaaaaatgggagaattttctttttgttcaatctatattttaatttaatctaAATTAGGGGGATTCGAATTTGGATGCAGAGCAGGAGGATAGCAAAATTTTGATCTAAAATATTTGGATTGTAATTGTAATATAAATCCTATGCTTTGATGAAGATTTAGGGTCCTGTGTTTTACCTTAATCTTTCTGAGGAGATCATAACCTGTCATTCCTGGCATGCAGTAATCTGTAATGATCAAATTTACTTCAACCTCCTGGTGATGATTATCTGGGGAAAGAGAGGGAATATCTGCAGCACTCTGATCATCTTGTTCATGCAAACCCAAAAATTCCAAAGCTTTGCTTCCAGAATCAACAGCAGTAACTGTAAACAATGCAAATGGGAGAAACCCAAAAGATTTAGCActcaattaaataaaagtacataaatataatcaacatttttgataaaaataaattgaaaatgttttttgaaAGTGAAACGATAGCAGTCTTattagaaaattaagaaataaataaataaaaacatttaaaaaggcACCCTAGAGTAAATCCAGAGAGTCTTCAAACCAAAGAGACTCGAAAGTGAAAAACAAAGCTAATTTGGCCAGTCTAATAAATTATCATGTTGACGAATCTATAAGCATGACAAGCATGAAAAGAAGCAAAAGAATGCATCCAAATCTTGAAATCATCGTGCTTATTGATCAAATTATACATTTACCTTGATAAGAAGAAGTCTTGAGAAGTCTCTCAATCAACTTTCTGTCAATGATGCTGTCATCAACAGCAAGAACATGAAACTGATGAGCCTCTGCAGCTGCCAAACCCATATTTCCGATCTTGTAATC
Proteins encoded in this region:
- the LOC126627664 gene encoding two-component response regulator ORR9-like, which gives rise to MGLAAAEAHQFHVLAVDDSIIDRKLIERLLKTSSYQVTAVDSGSKALEFLGLHEQDDQSAADIPSLSPDNHHQEVEVNLIITDYCMPGMTGYDLLRKIKESNVLKDIPVVIMSSENEPSRINRCLEEGAEEFFLKPVQLSDVNKLRPHMLKGRSSMDMEDQPNFNKKGHETNTIS